The nucleotide sequence cacccgtctgcccctaTACTTACTTACACTTTTAGCATAAAGGATTCAACTCAAGAATAGCCAAATGGAAGAAGTACATAGAGTAAGGTCTTGGGGGGACGGGGTGCAGAGCTTCCAGGCCATCTCTGGCtgtgccaccctcccagcacattGATGTGTTCCCTAACCCAGAAGCTCCTTAAGCTTCATGGATTCAGGGTTTTTACGTAGGGTTTTATTACAGATGAATGATTGATGAAATCGTTGGCCCATTGACTAAATTCAAGGTCCAATGCCTTTCCCCTCCCTGGGGATCTGGGGTTGGAGCTGAAAGTTCTGACCTCTAATCACATGGTCAAAAGGGGCTCGTTAGTAATAACAAAAGACACTACTCCTGTCAttgaggaaattccaagggttttaggaactctgtgccaggaaccaatgacaaagaccaaatatattttattatactctatattcctaccgtgtttccctgaaaataagacctaaccgaaaaataagccctagaatgatttttcacaTGACATCctttgaacataagccctaatgcatcttttggagcaaaccttaatataagaccaggtcttattttcggggaaacacggtatgagttTCCCCCAATTAAATATATGATATGGGCAAAACCCAAGGACTTGTTATACAAATGTAAGTCCCTAGCACCACCTTCCCAATTCAAGAGCTGCCATTGCTTTCCAGTGGGaccatccccttcccccatcaAATCCCATTCTACCTTTGCCAGCTggatggccttgggcaagtcaccttaCCTCCAAAGTGGTTCCTTCActtatgaaatggaaaaataaatcttgtCTCAGGGGGTTGTTTAATGAGATCATGGGCACCCAGGTGCCTGGCATACACGGGTGTACAATAAACATGAGCTGCTTTTCTCcccttcagtctaattgtgtaaTGTCTGGCTCTCCTGACCTGCACTCTGACCCCTGTGGAACAGGACTGTATCTTCCCTATCAGACACTCATCCGAGGCccccatctcacacacacacacacacacacacacacacacacacacactccaccaGTAACATACCTTCTGAACCCCAGCTTCTAAACCTGGTTTAGACTTCGGACGAGTCCCAGGTCCCCAtccttctttgggcctcagttttacTCTACAAAATACATTTGTACAAAGAGGGGCTAGGATCTGAGATTCCTAGGAACAGAGGTGACTTCCATTAGCGATGAGCACCAGAGTGGGACGCAGAGAGACGCCGAAAGTGTttgaataacttaaaattttattatgggCAAAAAGTACTGGCTTGAGGTAACTTCCTAAGGTAAAGTTCAGATAAGGAACGGGAGGAACGCCTGAGCCTTGGCTGGGGCCAGCACAGGACACTGTTGGACTCTGCCTGTTGAGTGCCAGCCAAGTCTGGGGAGGCCAGAGGGGACCCAAGACCCTAAAACTTGAccgagggaggggcagggagaggtccAGGTCTGGCCTCCCTCACCTCCAAAACAGGATCGTTGGCACCGTGGGGGGGTGCTCCTGAATGCCCCAAGACTAAGGAGGGCTCTTCTCTACAGACATCTGTGTCACAGAGAGGGGGACCCCAGTACCACCTACCCCCATCTTGGAAATGGCTAAAACCTGGACAAAGACAGATCCCTGAAAAGTGTACAGGGACTAACCAAGTGACACAGGGCCCTGGGGGCGACGTCAGGCCCCAAGTTCATCCTTCCACTCCTGCAGCTTCTTATCCATGGCCTGGAGCGTGGATTCATCCTGCACCAACACAGATTGATCCTACCCCTCTCCTCACACCCTCCAGGAGGCCTTGGGAAGTTTGGGGAGGCCCCCCCTCCACAGCCCTGCCTTTTACCTTCACAAAACAGAAGCGGATATAGTGATCAACGTGCTTCTGATGTGACTGGCTGTAGAAGATGGAGACTGGGATGGCCACCAAGCCCTGCGGAGGAGAAAGGCTGCATCTGCACAGGGCCCCACAGCCTGGGAATCCTAGGCTCTGGGGGGACAGAGGACATCCACGATGGAATGGGGTAAGGAGAGTTAGCGTCAATGTGACACCTCCCGGTGCTATGTCAAGGTCAGAGGAAAAGAACCCCAAAACATCATCCCCACGTCCCTCTTACATACGGAGGAGAGATGGAGGCCAAGCCAGGGGTCCGGCAGAGCCAGGGAAGAAATAGGCCTTAGAATCATAGCTCTGAGCTGGATGGACCTCAGAGTTCATGGGCCAACTCCTCAATGTACAAGACCGAGGGCCTGAGAGGGCAGGAACTCCTGCCAGCCCACACGGCATCTTTGTGCAAATTAAAATCAGGCTCCCTGTTCCTCGAAATGGATGCAACCCTGTACCAGGGCTCATGGCAGAGGCTGGACTGGACTTTGGCCCATCAACCCCATGGTCAGGCACCCTTCAGCAGTGCACAACCTGTACAACCACACACAGCGGCCCTGGCAGACGACCAGCCCACCTTATTCTTGATCATCCACTTGACGAAGCGACTGTCATAGGGCTCGTCCTCAGCACCAGGCAAGTCAGGCATCCTGCTCTCTGTGGGACAGAGGCCATGTTGAGCCCTGGGCAGCCTCCAGTACCCCattccctgcccagcccagccagtCCCACGCACTGAAGTCTGAGATGTCTGTGATGAGGAAGTAGCTGCCCTGGGAGATCACAGGCCTCAGGCCCACGGACTGTAGGCTCTGGATCATGTGGTCACGCTTGCGCTGGACAGCCTGTGGGAACTGCAGGAAGTAGCTGCTGGGTTGGCCGAAATGCAGCTGCTCCCGCTGGAAACTCTGGGCTACTGCGGCCTGGGGAGGGTGGATGGACAAGCAGGTCAGGCGTGACTTGACTCTGGAGCCAGCCTGGGTGCTCTGGTGGCCCTGCCCCTCCTCACCTGGTTCTGCGTGGGACAATGAAAGACAGAGTTCTGGTGCACAGTGCGCAGGTGCTTCAGGAGGCGATCCGGGCCCAGGACCCAGCCCACCTAGACCAGGAACACGGGTGGGGTGAGGCCCTTTAGGACCTGGCCAAACGCCTCCTTAATTCCCAGGCTGCCTTTCCTGCCAAGGTCGTAGCGGGGAAGGGTCACCCCCATCCTCGTCGACTCACCTTCCAGCCAGTGACACTAAAGGTCTTGCCAGCGCTGCCAATGGTCAGGGTGCGTTCCCACATGCCGGGGAGGGTGGCTGCTCAAGGTCAAAGAGAGCAGCTGCTGAGACGGAGGGAAGGGGTGGTGGCTGGACCCCAGCGGGCACTCAGGCTCTCAACACTCTGAACTTCGCTAAGCGCTGCGCTATTTACAGGACTTATTTCAGCCCCTCCTCATGACAACCCTGGAGGCAGGTGCCATTGCTCTCAGACAAGTCAAGTCACTGTCGCAGGTCACAAAACCTGCCTGGTTCCAGACCCTTCTGTCTGAATCACCAGGCCTGCGCTGACTCCCAAATTGGGCTCGAGGCCCTGGCACCAATGTCCAGGGCATGGGGGGGCACCCTGGGCTCACCAATGCTGATGTGCTGGCACCCATCATAGACCAGCCACTGGTAGACCTCGTCAGAGATGCACAGCACGTCATGCTGCTGGCACAGGCTGGCCACCAGCTCCAGTTCTGCCTTGGAGAACACCTGCAGGGACCACCCCCAAACAGAGAGGCCtgctcagagagagaaaagatacagCCAAACCCACTGCGAAGGGCTTTTCTGCCCCCATCCTAGAGAATCCTTGCAACACGGACCTTGTGAGGTCGGTTGTGAGATAACAGAACAGATATATATTGCTCTCTGCCCCCAGTTGCTGGCACAGAACTCCTGagacccttgtaatttcctaaatgATGAGAGAGAGCACTAGAAGCATCTTTTGGTCTAATGAGGCaactctgggtgggctcctggatggggctggtcaccagaaagaccgcGTCATCAGAAGCTTGGCAATTTCATCCCGCCCACACTGCCACTTCTCCAGAGTGAGGAGAGGGGCTGGCAATGGAGTTAATTGATGATGTTGAcgtgaggaagcctccataaaatccgatagtatggggtttggagagcttccaggttgaaCACGTCCACACCAGGAGGGTGACGCACCCCAACTCCACCGGGACAGAAGCTCCTGAGctcaggaccctcccagacctcgcccTATGTGTCTCTTCATCTGACTGTTCATCAGAATCCTTTATCATagcctttaataaactggtaaatgtaagtaagtgtttctgtgagttctgtgagctgctctagcaaattaattgaacccgaGGAGGGGGGTCATGGGAAGCTGAGATTTATAGCTGATTGGTCAGCACAGGTGACATCCTGAACTTATGACTGGCATCcgaagtggggtgggggcagtccTATGGGACTGAGCTGTCATCCTGTGGGATCTGGTGCTGACCCCAGGTAGATAAGTGTTAGAATGGAGTTACAGTGCTGGTGTCTCGGAATTTCTTGGCGTGGGAAAACTCCACACATATCTGGTATTGTGAGTGTGGTAGTCGTGTCAGAGTATAGGAGACACACAGGAGGAAGACTGGGTTTTTCTGTCCATCAGTTTTGTCacgttcccattttacagatgagaaaacactCCAGGAGATGAAGTCACTGTCCCAGGGTCATGGGGACGTGAGTAATGGAGGCACCCAGCCGGATCCACCACCAGCCCTCACACATTCCCTGGGGAATGTTGCCCCTGTGCCTGGGACCTCCAGGGACCTCGGTCCTCAGAGCTCATCAAAGGGAGCcctcccacttcacagatgaaaaaactgaggccccaagGCAGCAAATCAGTAACAGAGTGGGGACTTGACCCCAGTCTGGAGGGGTCCCTGGAAGGGAGACTCTCAGTTACCTTTCCCAGGGGGTTGTTGGGTGTATTGAGGATCAGGGCTTTGGTTCGAGAAGTGAACTTGCTGGCTAGTTCTGTGGGGTCTAGCTGCCAGGCGCTGCTGGAATCTAGTTCCCGGTCCTTCGTGGGGGTCTGtaagaggaggtgggagggggtggcaaTACTGACCTCACAGTCAGTGTTAAAGATgtgaccctcctccccccagtcATCTGCCCTCATGCTCGCCCTTTTGGGGCTCAggacacccctccccacctcctggaGAAACCGGTCTCCTtcacttccttccctctttcccactTTCTAGTGTCCAACACAGGACACTCCTTGGACCCCTCTGCCTACCCACAGCCCAACCAGCATCCTTACCAGCTTCAGCGACACAAACACAGGACGACCCCCAGCCATCAATGTCATGGGCTCATAACAGTCAAAAGAGGGTTCAATGATGATGACCTGGTACAAGGATCAGATTAGCGGGCTCAGCCACCCtgacccctcacccccacccggCCCAAGCCTCACCCACTCACCTCGTCTCCTTCATCCACCAAGGCCTGAAGGGCTGTGAACAGTGCCCCGTAGGCACCCACCGTTACCAGCACATTCTCAAGCGGGTCTAGCTCTTGGCCCAACAGCTTCCCAAAGAAACTTGCCAGGATCTTTGTCAGTGGTGGGTAACCCTGCCAGGAGAGCAGGGTCAGCCACCTGGCTCAGCCTGGGCCCACCCTCCTGCTCAGCTGCATCCAGGCAATTCTGACATCTTCCAGCAGCGGGCCTGGGGCCAAGGGAATCAGTTCTTTCATCTCCGCTGTAGTGCTTGCCATCAGGCCTGTTCTGTACCACGCCCAGGGCTGGGACGTGGTGGGGAACCAGCCAGAGTGTGTGCCACACAGCCCCCATAGCAGCGGAACTCCATACTTGAAACACCTTTCTTGAGTTTAATGAGCATATTCGTGTCACCTGCTCCTCCCAGCAGCCTTGCAAGAGGGGTATTATTTGCTTTTCCCCCATTTGACAGGTAGAAAAATAAAGACCCAGTGAAAGGAAATGACTTGGGCACGCACAGCTGAGGTGCAGGAATAGGACTTTATGCCACAGCTTTGGAAGGACTCCACTTTGAGAGGAAGATGGGATCCATACGCTTGTTTGCTGATGACACTTACAAAACAGTCAAGGCCAAGCCAAGTGACTGAAGCTTAAGATTGAGAATTTAACTAAATAATTCACTAAACCAGATCTGAccacatacaaatgaaatatttctgtacaGCAAAATATACCCTGAGTGaagttaaaagacagagaaaaaaacattataacaTAAGAGAATGATACAAGATATTAACATATACAGAGCTCTTACAAAGCAACAAGACAACAATACACATCCGAATGAAAAAGTAAAGTAGGTCATGAAAAAGTGCTAATGCGTATGAAAGAAGAATAATTgaagacaagcaaataaaaacaacattgaAATATTGCTATAAGAATACAATGTTGAGATgagcagatatttaaaaaattgacaatgCCCTCGGTCGGCAAGAGTGAGACAAATGGGTTGCCCTCTctttaatttaaagaatgaactgtccttggggtggccagttagctcagttggttagagcgcggtgctaataacaccgagttgccggtttgatccctgcatgggccactgtgaactgtgtACCCCAGCTCTGAGAAcatctgttggtgggaatgtgagtAAACCTAacgagggggtgggggggccatTTGACAATATCCATTACATGCTTAAATGCTTACACCCTTTGATTCTCTAGTTTTATTTCTGGGGATTTATCTGAGAGAAACACTCACACATGTGTACAAAGATGTACCCACAGAGCTGTTCACTGTGGCATTGTTTATATTAGTGAGATATCCAAACCAGTCCAGCAGTGCAGGGCTAGTTAAGAAAAGTATGGCACATCTAGGCCATAGAAtactatgcagtcattaaaaagaatgaggctaTTCTGACATGGATAGTTGTCCCTGACATGCTGTTTAGTGAAATAAACAAGTGACAGAACGTTATTTATAGTATGAGTCCATTtgtgttaaaaaatacaaatctcatatgtaggtatatatgtgtgtgcctgtgtatgtgtgtatttatacaagcattttaaaacattaaaagcttaaaaatctAAACACTCAACAAAGTAGCCAACTGTTGGCAGTAGTTACCTCTGGATTGTGGCATTGGAAGGAATGTCCCTCCTGGCAATTCTGATGCATACTAATGTTTAAGAACCATTGCTCTACTCCTAGGGCTGGTAAATATTTACTCTGTGGCCCTTTAGAGAAAGAGTTTGCATTTAGAGCCAAAGCAGTCAGCAGCTTGTCTTTCAGGGCCTGGTTtaggtgtcacctcctccaggaagccatccCTGAATCTCTTTCTTCCTGCTCCCACAGTACCCCATTCTCTTTCACTACAGCATGTCAActgcctttgttttctgctttttttgctttttctgctttgtttttttggtttgccTTTCCTTCAGATCATGAGCTGTCCCAGGGACTGGAACAGAGGAGACACTCAGTGAACGCTGAATATTGCTAGACTGAATTCCCTGGGCTCTACCCCTTCCTCTCCCAGAGCAGAGGCCTGTGTCCAGGGGCCCAGAGGGGCTGGGAGACTCACAAACGCCATGGTGTACTGGTTGAGCATGAAGTCTCCACTGACAGCATGCTGAAACGCTTCCACGGCGAAGTCCGGGGGCGGGAAGTCAGGGAAGCCTTGTCCCAAGTTCACGGCGTCACATTCACTGGCCAGTTTGGTGAACACCACCCTGGGCAACAAATGGAGAGTTGGCATCagtccacccctccaccccaacctGGACCTCCACCCATTTCCAGGGTAAGGTGAGCGATGAACTGGGTTTGTTCTAGAAAAACTGGACAACTAGCATCTGTCCTGCCCTGAAGATCAGTGTCAGGGTCATGACTGGTCCCGTGCTTTGCGATTtggtgggccaggcactgtgccaattACATGATGTCTCAGCCCAGGGGCTTTGAAAGTTTTCAACTGTGATGCACAGTAAATCATCTTTACATCACGAACCCCGTAGAGCACAAACATGGAATCAACATTACCCTTTAGGTGTCATTTACTACAGTGGTTCCATTCCCATCCTAAGCTAAGGAGTtgctgaaactcagagaggtcaGTGACCTGCCCAGAATCACACAGCAGCGAATGGCAGAACTGAGAAGCAAAATCAGGACTAGGGTGCCAGGCTCAAATGCCCTCCAGGGACTGGCTGCCCTCTAGATTGGGCCTGTAGGGTCCTGGTCTTGGTGCCCTCTTTTGCTCTGACTCTCATGACCCTTATCCCTCCTGACATTGCCCTCCTGTCCCGTGCATCCTTCCTAGGCCCACTCCTGCTTTGCCTGCCTCTGCATGAGACTTAGCTTCTCCTGGCCTCAGTCTCCCTTTCTGTACAATGGCGGTGTTGGGTTTGAGAGTCTGCCAGGTCTGTGAGTCAGGAAAGAATCTTGCTGCCTCTCCTAGCCTTCCTCCTTGTCATTCCCCACTGAGTTGaaccttatctgcaaaatgggcccCTGGCTGCCTAACCTGCTTCACAGAGAGGACAGAGGGTGGCAGGCTGAGGATCAGGCCCTTGGAGGCCCAGCCTAGTCCCCTGCCAGACTCTCCAGGGCATCTGGGCCTGGCTCCCCCGTCCCAAACACCATGGAGCATCGAACAAGAAGATGGAGGAGGAACATCTTTGTAAAACACAAAGTGCTGTATGTGAGGGCAGTTTGAAAGAAAAGATCGCTCCATGTTTTGTAAAAACAAtagtcaatattttctttttttttaagtacagagGTATCTCTATGCTCCTGGCCAGTGGTCGGGGGGGAATGGGAAGGTCGTTAAATCTTTCTCACACATCTTCCTATTGCAGCCATACaatcactaccgtgtttcccagaaaataagaccgaaccggacaatcagctctaacgcgtattttggagcaaaaattaatataagacccagtcttattttactataagacgggttcttataatataaaatataatataatataataccgggtcttatattaatttttgctccaaaagacgcattagagctggttgtccagctagatcttattttcg is from Rhinolophus sinicus isolate RSC01 linkage group LG04, ASM3656204v1, whole genome shotgun sequence and encodes:
- the KYAT1 gene encoding kynurenine--oxoglutarate transaminase 1 isoform X1, producing the protein MALGGMFRNAAATYLHLVGSLQRKKAGASLTRYLHQTLTMQKRLHARRLDKIDKNPWVVFTKLASECDAVNLGQGFPDFPPPDFAVEAFQHAVSGDFMLNQYTMAFGYPPLTKILASFFGKLLGQELDPLENVLVTVGAYGALFTALQALVDEGDEVIIIEPSFDCYEPMTLMAGGRPVFVSLKLTPTKDRELDSSSAWQLDPTELASKFTSRTKALILNTPNNPLGKVFSKAELELVASLCQQHDVLCISDEVYQWLVYDGCQHISIATLPGMWERTLTIGSAGKTFSVTGWKVGWVLGPDRLLKHLRTVHQNSVFHCPTQNQAAVAQSFQREQLHFGQPSSYFLQFPQAVQRKRDHMIQSLQSVGLRPVISQGSYFLITDISDFKSRMPDLPGAEDEPYDSRFVKWMIKNKGLVAIPVSIFYSQSHQKHVDHYIRFCFVKDQSVLVQDESTLQAMDKKLQEWKDELGA
- the KYAT1 gene encoding kynurenine--oxoglutarate transaminase 1 isoform X3 encodes the protein MQKRLHARRLDKIDKNPWVVFTKLASECDAVNLGQGFPDFPPPDFAVEAFQHAVSGDFMLNQYTMAFGYPPLTKILASFFGKLLGQELDPLENVLVTVGAYGALFTALQALVDEGDEVIIIEPSFDCYEPMTLMAGGRPVFVSLKLTPTKDRELDSSSAWQLDPTELASKFTSRTKALILNTPNNPLGKVFSKAELELVASLCQQHDVLCISDEVYQWLVYDGCQHISIATLPGMWERTLTIGSAGKTFSVTGWKVGWVLGPDRLLKHLRTVHQNSVFHCPTQNQAAVAQSFQREQLHFGQPSSYFLQFPQAVQRKRDHMIQSLQSVGLRPVISQGSYFLITDISDFKSRMPDLPGAEDEPYDSRFVKWMIKNKGLVAIPVSIFYSQSHQKHVDHYIRFCFVKDQSVLVQDESTLQAMDKKLQEWKDELGA
- the KYAT1 gene encoding kynurenine--oxoglutarate transaminase 1 isoform X4, with translation MQKRLHARRLDKIDKNPWVVFTKLASECDAVNLGQGFPDFPPPDFAVEAFQHAVSGDFMLNQYTMAFGYPPLTKILASFFGKLLGQELDPLENVLVTVGAYGALFTALQALVDEGDEVIIIEPSFDCYEPMTLMAGGRPVFVSLKLTPTKDRELDSSSAWQLDPTELASKFTSRTKALILNTPNNPLGKVFSKAELELVASLCQQHDVLCISDEVYQWLVYDGCQHISIATLPGMWERTLTIGSAGKTFSVTGWKVGWVLGPDRLLKHLRTVHQNSVFHCPTQNQAAVAQSFQREQLHFGQPSSYFLQFPQAVQRKRDHMIQSLQSVGLRPVISQGSYFLITDISDFKSRMPDLPGAEDEPYDSRFVKWMIKNKGLVAIPVSIFYSQSHQKHVDHYIRFCFVKDESTLQAMDKKLQEWKDELGA
- the KYAT1 gene encoding kynurenine--oxoglutarate transaminase 1 isoform X2 — translated: MALGGMFRNAAATYLHLVGSLQRKKAGASLTRYLHQTLTMQKRLHARRLDKIDKNPWVVFTKLASECDAVNLGQGFPDFPPPDFAVEAFQHAVSGDFMLNQYTMAFGYPPLTKILASFFGKLLGQELDPLENVLVTVGAYGALFTALQALVDEGDEVIIIEPSFDCYEPMTLMAGGRPVFVSLKLTPTKDRELDSSSAWQLDPTELASKFTSRTKALILNTPNNPLGKVFSKAELELVASLCQQHDVLCISDEVYQWLVYDGCQHISIATLPGMWERTLTIGSAGKTFSVTGWKVGWVLGPDRLLKHLRTVHQNSVFHCPTQNQAAVAQSFQREQLHFGQPSSYFLQFPQAVQRKRDHMIQSLQSVGLRPVISQGSYFLITDISDFKSRMPDLPGAEDEPYDSRFVKWMIKNKGLVAIPVSIFYSQSHQKHVDHYIRFCFVKDESTLQAMDKKLQEWKDELGA